The Chitinophaga caeni genome segment TACCAATTCGTCCTAGCGCCGCGATCGGTATCCCTGCCCTTATCAAGAAATTCTTCAGCGGAAAGTATATCCGGTTTATTAGCTACTACATCATGCTCAAAATAGCTATCATATGTTACAGATACATTTCCAGCTTTCGCTTGCTTAGTAGTAACCAACACCACGCCATTTGCACCCCTTGAACCGTAAATCGCAGCGGCGGCGGCATCCTTCAAAACCGTGATGGATTCAATGTCTTGCAAAGCTATATTCCGTAAATCTCCCCCAGGCATTCCATCGATAATAATCAACGGTCCATTCCCGGCATTTAATGAAGAGGCTCCACGGATCTGGATATCGGTTCCACGGTTAGGATCCCCGGCTGCGGGATTCGAAACAGTAAGTCCGGCAACCTTACCTTCGATCATCTGCATGGGACTATTATAGCCGCCCTGCAAAAAATCTTTACTAGATATGGTGGCCACCGCGCTCGTCAAGTTCCTTTTCTGCACGGTACCATAACCTACTACCACTACATCGTTTAAGCTGTTTACATTCGTCTTCATCGCGATGTCGAGCGTTGTTTTACCCGCCACGGAAATCTCCTGCGATTCGTATCCGATGCTACTGAAAACCAGGATGGCATCGTCTCCGGGAACCGTTAATTTGAACGTCCCATCTTGTTTGGTTAGCGTACCGGTTGTAGTCCCCTTGATCCGGATGCTGACATTAAACATTTTTTCCCCAGTTGTTTCATCGGTCACGGAACCGGAAACCGATTTTGACTGTGCAAGCACAGCACTCACGGTCATTAAAGCAGCGAGTAGCAGTACCCCGCACTTCAATGCCATGCTAGCAATAAATCGATTTAGCAAGAAACCGATTAAAAGCTTTGGATTTTGTAATGCAATTTTCATAACATTTATTTTAGGTTGATAAAGGATGTGTAAAGCGAATATTATATATGCATATCAATTATTTTCAGTAAAGCAAAAAAAATCCCTACGCGAGATATTAGCATAGCTCGCTTGCTTGTAAACATGAACATCAGTGAAGCATTTTTTTACAACCTGGCATACCACTCCCCTCAAGTGCTACCGGTCACTATATGCTGCTACCTTTACAGTCTTATAAATTGGCTATATGTTTGAAAACTAGGACTTCATATTCATAAACATCTGTTTTTCATTAATGAACTGCTAAATCGTTTTTGCAAATGATCCAAACAATTTTTAAAGATCTATGGTTAAAAATCGGCCGTATAAGTTCATACTAAAAGCCATCATTATATTCCAGAGGGGAATTAAGCCCTTATGGTAATAATGAATGTAAAACGTTACGGGAATTGATCAACGTGGAATCAATGCACAATTTGTTTAGCTACCTTATTTTAAAATTTTTTGTGATTTTACTGCCGGAATAAGCAATCATTTAACGCGGATAACTTATCCCAGCTTGACATTGGTTTAACATTTACAACCGTTTTTCAATTTTTGGCTAATCATAATTACATCACAACAAGACTGGATTTCGGCGGATAAAATACCAGCTTTCAAACGTGAACATGTATCAATTTACTAATTCTCACTGCAATAACTCATCATATAACTATTATATCATTCGATGATATTGATATCAATGATGAATAAGCGTATTAAACACAATATACATAGTTTTTCAATTTTTTTATATCATGATTAGTTTTTTTTCTGGAGAATGTGTAAATCTTTTATTTGTCAGAACATATAAATGTACCGGGACTATCTTTTACATATATAAAACCATTATTGTCCGACTAAATTTTCACTGAAAAAATTATCATCGCCATCAAAAGTTCAATTCAATGTCTACCTGCTCATTTCTTGTACTTCTTTGCTTGCCCAAAAAAGGTACCAAAAAAGACACTAATTGGCCATGACGGCCGCCAATTTGATCGCGCGATCTAGCTTTTCTACTACTGTATGGCTTCGCTATCAACAGTGCGAAGTTCCACGGTTCTCTTGGCGGGGCTGAATAGATCTTCCTTATATCCCGGGATAGGAAAGGATTTCAAGTACATTTAAAGCAATTTTAGTCGGACAACAATGATATAAAACTAAATCAGGTATTCCTTATTTACCGGGGTTATGTGATTAAGCGTTCCAAATTGATTACTTGTTCCAAGGGCGGTCTCGCGGTGAATACCCCATTACTTTCACCGGCCCTCATGCCCCTGACGTAACAATAAATGACGCCCCCGAAATGCTGCTCGTAATCAAAATCGTCCAAGCGGCTGGCCAAATATTTTTTTACGGCAACAGTATATATCAAGTATTGTAAATGGTAATTATTATCATTCATCGCTTTGGCTATCGCTTCCCTATTATAATCTGCCGTATCATACCCGAGGTGGTTGGATTTCCAGTCAAGGATATAAAATTTTTGCCGGAACTGGAAAAACATATCAATCTTTCCATTCATTATTCCTTCCAATCCTTGATTACCGGAAATATTAAATCGACGGGCTTCCACGCGGATACCTTCCCCGGAAAATTGGTTTAATGCTGCCGGGAAAAATGCAGGTACGGGGAAATCAAACTCTAATTCCATCAACCTCTTTCCTGGGGGAACTTGTTCCAATTGGAACTGTAACCCATCTATCTCGATGGTAGCTTTCAGTACTTCGTTTAGCAACTGCTCCAACATCGGGGCATATACCTCCCGCTGGTTGGGCGCATAATGATCAATTGCCTGCTGTATGTACTCAGCCCAATGCTTTGATTCATCGAACCGGATATTTTCGAAAAGAAAGTGTAGCAAATTCCCTGTCTTCGCTCCTTTCCGCAGTGTATGGAAAATAAACTGCTCATAATCCTGCAAGCCGGGTCTTTGCTTGGCAACCTGGAAATGCATATTTTTTGCCGCCAGCGAAGTATAACTAAGCTTCCGCCAATTTTCCTGGTAGAGGCTAAAATGTGCGACCACACTGGGTATTTTAGCCGGCAACCGTTGTTCCACACGGTACATTTGTCCCGCTACTGAAGGGATTTCGGCGCCAAGCTGTACTTGTTTTAATCCTTCCGGCAATTTCTCCAGTGCTTGTATAAAGAGACCTAGCGAGGTTGCGGCAAGTTCGTTTTCACCGGCTTTGGCGATTTTCGTATTATGGAATACGTAGCAGGCATAAATGGCCCTCGTGATAGCCACGTATATAAGTCGCCGTTCTTCTTGAATTTTCTGCTGTTCGAAAGATGTAGCTAATTCACCGAGTTGTTTACTTTCAATGCTGATATAATCCCCGGAAACAGGATCGCGCAGGCTTACAAATTCCCTTTCCATCCCCTTACCGAAATCGAGATGGGGCACGATTACAATTTTGTATTCTAAGCCCTTACTTTTGTGTACAGTAACAATATTAACGGCTTCCTCATCACTTTCTACCCTTTGTATATACTCATCCCCCTCGGTTTCCATACCGCTAATTCCTTTCTGGAGCCAGGCAATTACGTCCAGCATTGACAAGTTCTTCCTGGTCTGTTCCTGGTGCAGCAGCTCTGTAAGCTGGATGAAATTGGTAATCACCCGCTCCCCGTCAACCTGGGTATTCATTAATAAAGTGCGCCTCGTATCGAAGTCCTTCATAAATTCCATCATCGCGGTATAGATACCATCTTGCTGCCACAGGTCATTATATTTGGTGAAATACGATAATGTAATTTCCGGCGGCAATTGCAATATTTGCCTGATATTAAACCCTGTAAAACTAGAAAGCAAAGCCCTGTTGATCGCGGCCTGGTTAGGCTGCACGATCGCTTGCAACAAGTACAGTAATTCTACAGCTTCGTCAGATTGCAAAATTCTCGTTTCCTGCAAGGTTACCGAGGGGATGCCATACCTTGATAAATACTTCTTAATATCCTTCCCTTCGGCGTTAGCACGAACCAATATGCCTATATCGGAAGGTTTTATTGCACGCCTATCGCCCTTTACGTAAATATGGAAGGACGGGTCTGTAAGTAAATGCAACACCAAGCCGGCTACTTTTTCCTGTATACTTTCCTTCGTCTTATCATAAATGATCGGCATTGCCTTTACCGCTTGATCGCCATAATTCAAGGTTCCCTTGGAATCTTGATCCGGACTTTCTACCGGTATATATTCAATTTTATCCCCGGAGTCTTCGAAATAAAAGGTATCGAAGCCTTCGTACGGTTGAAAAAATTGGTTCATCGCTTCGATCATATTGCGCGAGCTCCTAAAATTTTGGTTCATACCGTATACATGATCTACCGCGTTCCTCGCGCTGAAATAGGTGAATATATCGGCCTTCCTCCAACCGTAAATACTCTGTTTCGGATCCCCGATATAAAAAAGTATGCTATGATTTTGAAATAGGTTATGAAAAATTTCATACTGGACTTTATCGGTATCTTGAAATTCATCGATAAATACAGCTTTATACTTATTTCTTAATCCCTCTAACAAGCCGCTTTTACCTTGCATAACAGCTTCATGCAAGCTGTTTATCTGCTGGTCAAAACTTAGGGATTGATTAATTTCCATAAATTGTTGAACACCGGCATAAATTTCCTGTATTGCCAAGCAATATAAATACCTGGCAATTTTTTGCCGTAGTAACTCCTGCTGATCTTCTTGTTCCTTTTTAATATTCAGCATCTCCATCAATTCCGGGAACAATTTCCATACATACTTACTTTGTTTTTGCCAATGCACAACAGCCAGCTCATAAAAAGCCCCCACATCATCCATCACCGGTAAGAAGCTCTTCTTGGCATACGAATTTTTACTGACAGGCTCCTTCCACGTTTCAATATTCGATTCAACATACAGGATATGCTCTTCGTAAACCCGCAAATCTTGTTCCTGCAATTGCTGCATTTCTCGTTGCCAGCTTTCGATTAATCCAGGGTTTAGTTGATATTGTTCAGCATGGTTATAGGCAAAATAATGCTTTCCACCCAGGTGCTCTTTCACTATGCTATAGAACTTCTTTTTCATATCGACTTTCCGTATAAAGGAAAGAAGGTTTACCGGGAGTGTCGTAATATGTGTTCTCCAGAATTTATTCACCTCGTTTTCTATAACAGGATCGATGCTGGGCAACATCTCTACACCGAAAACCTGGTCCGTTTCAAATGCAAATTCCCGTAAAGTTTGCCCGCAAAAACTATGAATTGTTTGCACGGCCATCTCATCGAGCAACAAGATAGCATCCCTTAAACGCTGCTCTACAGCCTTCCCCGTATCCTGGTATATTGCTTGTTCAACAATCGAGGCGATATTTCCATCATCGATCGGCTCCTTTCCTTGGCTCGCTTTATACGCCAGGCGGATAAACAGTCTTACCCGGTCTTGCAGTTCCGCTACGGCTGCATTTGTAAAAGTAACCATCAGGATTTCCTTGATAGAAAGCTTTTTTTCCACGATTAGTCTCAATACTAAAATCGCGATGGAATAAGTTTTCCCCGTGCCGGCGCTTGCCTCTATTAAATTACTACCGGATAAGTCAACCCTTGCTGCAGAAAATTCCTTGTATATAACTGGTTTCGACATGTTTCAATATTCTAAAGAGTATCGTCAAAAATGTTGCTCGCCTGTACCGCGGTAGCCTGTATTACTTCCATGCATGCCTCATCCAACCCGTCCTGTTCAAAATAACCGATCCTTACCGCTTTCTTTATATAAGGATCCGCTGTTGATGAAAATGCATTTTCCGAAACGCTGTCCTTTGCCCACTTTTGTACGAAACCGGGTTCCAATTCATTTAACTTCTTCAGGTTAATCCGCCAACCGGGAAAGAAGGGCACCGGTTGTTGCATTCCCCTATTAAATAAAACAATTAATTGCTGTAAACGTATGATCGCTTCCCCCGGTTGCAAGTTAATAGCCTTATACACCGTATTCTCCTTCTTCGTAGATAGAAAAACGCAGGAAGATATTTCGCCGGCGGCAATACCTACTAAATACTTTATATAAGCATCGATCAAATATTTCATTTCTCCTTTCGACCAGCAAACGTATACTAATTGTTTATCAAATATATTCGTTAAGCTCCCCGTAATTTTCGTTTCGCCAACTTGCAAGTCTATATCAACAGTTGCGGGTGACACATCTTGAACTAGCTGCCGGTAAATACGTTTAGACTCGGCCAGTTCTTCTTCCACATTTGCTATTGCAACCGTAGCCATATTTTTCAAGGGAAGTTTCCCGGTTTTCAACAACTTTTGTTGTAAATGCGGTATCCCTCCTTCATCCAGCGGCAACAGGATATTCTTCAGCTGCCATTGATCGAGCTGATCGAGGTCGAAACGTTCGGTTTCCTCAAGTAAAACGCTTTCTTCATTATAATAAATCCCTAAAACTTTATTAAAAAAAGCCTTTACTGGGTGCTTAAAGAAATTACAAAGGTCATCAAGCGGTATCGTGCCGGCATCGATCTCAACTTTTTGCGGTTCCTGTAGCAAATATTCTTCGAAGGAAGCATCCTGGTTATATAAATAATTATACAAATTATTGTCCTGTTGATAATATTTACGGCTGAAACCCTGGAGGGGGTGTTGGGTTACCAATAAAGTTCGTACCAGCTTAGGATCGGTGCATTTATCCTCGATATAATCCAATAGCTCATCCAACAAAGGAGAAGGCGGTAGCAAGGAATTATCCTTATCATTGCGGCCTATATAGCTGATATAAAGATATGCTTTTGCCGATAAAACCGTTTCTAAAAATAAATGCTTATCATTTTCCTTTACATTACGATCCCCCTTCCTCCGTTCTTTATCCATCAAGTTGAAACTGGTTGATTTTTCGGTTCTCGGGAACTTATCAAAATTCATCCCAAGCAAAGCAACTACTTTGAAAGGAATGCTTCTCATCGGGATGAGGGAGCAAAACGTAATACCGCCGTTTACAAATAAACCGGAACGGGTTGCATTTTGTAAAATCTGTTCCAAACTATGATAAAAGACGTTAAAGGAAACCGCTTCTGTTACAAGTTGATGCAACGCGTTGTATTCTGTTAACTGTTTCATCAACTCCGCATAATCTTCATCTATATCATCCTGTGCATCGAAAACAAGGTTCTGGATCAGCTGCTCAATATAACTTACCCAATCCTGGATGGATTTATTTTCTTCCTGTAACTCCACGGCGGTCATCAATGTCTGCGCAAAGTGACAAAAACGTATTACTTCGTGGGTTTCAGCCCCTTCCAGGATATCAAGTGGATAAAAACTTTTACTGCCGGTTCCGTATTCAAGGCTGCCGCTCATGCAGATACCGTACATAATTCTTTGTATGCCATATTTCCAGCTAACATATTGCGTATCATCAGATTCCCTACCTTCTATCCCGAACCTGATGTTGGCGGCCTCCAGTACCGGGCGTATCGATTGCGGATCCGGTATGGCGAAACGTTTACGGATATAACTAAAATCGAGCAGCTGCAATACCTTTTCAGAAGTAAAATTTTCCCTGTTCATCGATAATATTGCCAGTAATGCATTGTAAAGATTATCGCTGTCAGCATAACTTTCATCGGCTATCGTATAACGAAACTTGTAAGGTGCATTATTAAACACGGCCTTGATATATGGAGCGTAAGTATCTATATCGCTGACCATTACCACGATATCCCTCGGTGATAGTTGCTCATTTCCCTTGTCAACTAAATGCACGAGGTAATTATACAGCACCTCTACCTCCCTGGCTACCGTGTAACAAGAATTTACTACCAATGAACCATCTTTCAAATCCGCCGCCGAGAACAGGTGCCTGTCTGCCGTTGCGGCCCTGAAGATATCATCTTGTATTTTACCTAGTAAGCTGCCGGATACAGGCGCTTGAATCCCGATCTCTTCATAGGCATTTAAAAAACTATCGTATGTAAAAAATTGGGAAAAGCTATTTTGAATCAATTGTCCCCAGCCAGTCAATAACGGGTTTCCCGTAGTGGTATACTCCGGGATCGACAATCCCTTTTGTCGCCAGCGGGCCAACTGTTTCTCGGCCCTATCTTCGAACCAGAATACTTCCGGAGCGGGATTGAGGATATGAAAATACACATCGATGTGCCGGGACAGTTCATGTAATATTTTAACGTGGAAAGCGGTGATGATTGATAAGCCAAACAGGTGAACAACCGGCATGCGGGCTGTCAAGTTATTATCTTCCACGCTATGGGAAAGCTTTTCCAGTATATAATTACCGATGGTTGTAGTACCGGGTATACGGGATTGTGTAACCTTTTTCAAGCGCACCCATAACCAGGCTTGCCAATCATTCATCTCTAAACCTTCGTCCGCCTTAGTTTCCCAATCTTCGATCATCTCCGGGCGGTACACCTGGTATTGATCGAACAGATCGGAGAGCTTATCGGCCAAGCCCATCCGCATCAATTCTTCCTGGTGCTTTTGTCCTTGAAAATACGCTGCTACAGCCGGGAATTTATCTTTAAAATCCGCCTGTCCCATTAATTGATATATTAACCAGGATAGGTTTTGCCTTGACAATGTACTAGTAAACGGCCCCCCTAATATATTATATACAAAGTATAATAATTCGTTCGGGCGCATGAACTTGCAATTGGCGGCAATTCCCAAGTATTCAGCCAATTGTTGTTTCAACCAGTTGTTCATACCATCGGTTTGCGTAACGATGAAATGCGGTTGAAATACATTGGATTTGGCATCCATAAGATTGCGTGTAAATCCTATGGAAAGATTTTCTAAAGAATTGGATACTTTTAAATATAATGCCATAATAAATGTTCGTAGCCTAATTATTTTCTTGTAATCTCCGCGCGATGCCCGATGCTCTTTCCACTTTCCGGGAAGCGGCCATCAAGATATTTTTCATGCTTCCTTGCAAGACAACTTGCTGTTTGGCGCGGCTAACAGCCGTATAAAGTAATTCCCTCGTAAGTATTGGCGTTTCTTCCCTGGCCGGCACCAGCACTAAAACCTTGTTAAATTCGGAGCCCTGGCTTTTATGGATCGTCATAGCGAAAGCGGTTTCCGAATCCGACAAATAGCCTGGCAACACGGAGATCAAGCCACCATTACCATCATCGAACCAAGCCTTCATCGTTCCTTCTTCATCACTCCTGATAATACCGGTATCGCCGTTAAATAAACCGTGTTCATAATAATTCTTCGTAAGCATGATTGGCCTGTTTTCGTAAAATACCTGGTGAATATGAAGCAATTTTTCAGCCGACAAATAATCTTCTATTGCCTGATTGACCTGGTAAAGACCTTGATCGCCTTCCCGCACGGCTACTAGTACCCTCAATTGGTTGAGCTTACTTAACGCGCCGTGGATACCCGGAGTTTGGATGAACCCGCGGTACCCATCGATAAATTCGTTAAATATCTTTTTATCACTACCGGTATCAAACAGCACGCCGGGATCAGCTTGCCCAGTGAATGCTTCGATAACTGCCGGATCATTATTTATGATAGCTTTACTCAAGCGACCGATTCCGCTCGTATCTTTAAATCGATGGCTAAATTGCAATTCAATTATATGCTGGAATAATAAATTTTGATCCCCGGTAGCGGCAGTTAACGGCAAGGAGGCTGCCGTGAATTGCTCTAAAAAACCTTTCATAGCATCATCGAAGGTGTTTATTCCCGGTAAGGATTGGCATATATCACCAAACATGCTCCCGGCTTCGACAGAAGCCAATTGATTCTTATCACCGAGCATAATTAAACGGCTCCCGGCGCCTACGGCATCCAGTAATTTCGAGAATAGCGCTACATCGATCATCGAGGATTCATCCACGATAATCACATCGTATGGTAAAGGATTTTCAGCGTTATATTTGAAATACGGGCTACCGTGAATGGATCTTAATAGTCGATGGATTGTTGAAGGAACCAGTTCTTGAAATTTCTCGGCTACCCGCGGTAATCCCGAAGCGGGATTCTTCCTTAAACTTTCTGCCATACGGGCAGCAGCCTTGCCCGTGGGAGCAGCCAAGGCCACTTTCAGCCCCGGGTTTAATGTATATAGTATCGCGAGGAGCTTGGCTACCGTTGTAGTCTTCCCGGTACCGGGGCCTCCCGTGATAATCGTAAAATTGTTGAGTACGGCTGTTAATGCAGCGATTAATTGCCAATCAATAGATAAAACGGGATTGTTGGGAGGGAATAACTGCCGGATAAAATCGCGCAGGGCCGATAATTCTTGCGTTCTCTGTGCGCGGAGTTGTTGTTCATGATGTATGATCGACTTTAACTTGCGATATACCTGTTGTTCGTATTTGAAATATCTCTGCAAGTACAATTTTCCCTTATCAACTATAAAAGGCTGGTAAGCATTTTCTTCCCAGCCGATGATAGGAATTTTCTGTAAGGCTCCATAAATATCGGAGGGTAACGTCCATCCCGCGGGGAGGTACGCTTCCATCGACGAGATATCATCCAGGTCTAGGCAAATATGCCCTTCGCTTAATTTCCTTGATAGCAAATAAGCGAAGGGCCGTATGGATGCAGGATCAAAATATGTTGCAAACTGTTGATGAACATCATTGAAAGTTACGAAAGGGCGCATATTTTTAAATCGATCTTGAGATCGAAATGTACGAAATTTTCCGCGGGTGTGATTTGTTGGGACCAGGTCACTACCTCCCTAAAAATATACCCCAATCGTAAAAAGTTCCGTATATATTTATTGATATGCGCGGCGGAAAGCAGGGGAACATCTTGCCCTACAGTACAACACCGCCCGATACTTCAATTCTTTGAGCATTGATCCAATGCGCGGCGTCACTACACAAAAAGGCCACAACCGGACCGATATCTTCCGGTAACCCTACCCTTCCCAATGCTGTTTGAGAAGCAATTAACGCATTTACATCTTTGTTATCGCGCACCGTGCCTCCACCGAAGTCTGTTTCGATGGCCCCCGGCGCTACCACGTTTACGTTGATCTTCCTAGCGCCCAATTCTTTTGCCATGTATTTGGTCAATGTTTCAACAGCGCCCTTCATTGTTCCATAAGCGGCATATCCCGGCATACAGAACCTGGCCAAGCCCGAAGATAAATTCACGATATGGCCCCCGTCTGCAACCAGGCTCAACAAGGCCTGGGTTAAGAAAAATGTGCTTTTCAGGTGGATGTTAACCAAGGTATCGAATTGTTCTTCCGTTGTTTCAGCAAAGGAAGCATGTATGCCGACACCGGCATTATTGACAAGGGAGTGAAACTCCATGGCATCCCAATACTTGCTTAAAGCTTCGGAAACTTGCGTTTTAAAAGAGAGGAAACTCTTGATATCCGCAACATCGAGTTGCAAGATCACAGCTTTTTGTCCCAGGTCGTGTACGGCAGCTTGGACTTCTTTTGCTGCTTTTTCATTACTGTGATATGTAAAGATGATGTCATGTCCGTCTTTGGCCAAGCTCATTACCATATCTTTTCCTAAACCGCGGCTACCACCGGTAACCAGGGCAATCTTTTGTTTACTCATAGCTAAATATGTTTTTTATATATCGCAAAATTAGAATTGGTACGATTAAAAAAATGGTGAATACGTCAGATTTTAGCCAACTCCACGTGTTTCCTGAAATTCAAGGGGGTAATTCCTACCATACCTTTGAAAAACTTGGTAAAATTGCTCGGATCGGAAAACCCGAAACGGTTACCGATATCTGCTACCGGCATTTTTGTCTCTTTCAGCATCCGTGAAGCTTCTTCAATAATCCTGCTTTCCATCCATTCACACGGCGATTTGCCGGTGGTCAAAGTGATGGTATTCGTTAAATGCCTAGCCTGGATATAGAGCATCTTGGCAAAATCTTTCACGGAAAACCTTTTTTCCGCTTTTAGTTGCTGCAATTCCGATAGGTGCTCTTCCATTAGGTTCATAAAAGATGTCGTAATCTCTGCTTGCCGATTTGATATGTAATTAGGTAGTATCATATGCCTATCTTTTTTACGGATGTAGACCGGGAAACCGTGTATCGAACTACGCCTTTCACGGTTGATATCCCGGC includes the following:
- the recB gene encoding exodeoxyribonuclease V subunit beta, coding for MSKPVIYKEFSAARVDLSGSNLIEASAGTGKTYSIAILVLRLIVEKKLSIKEILMVTFTNAAVAELQDRVRLFIRLAYKASQGKEPIDDGNIASIVEQAIYQDTGKAVEQRLRDAILLLDEMAVQTIHSFCGQTLREFAFETDQVFGVEMLPSIDPVIENEVNKFWRTHITTLPVNLLSFIRKVDMKKKFYSIVKEHLGGKHYFAYNHAEQYQLNPGLIESWQREMQQLQEQDLRVYEEHILYVESNIETWKEPVSKNSYAKKSFLPVMDDVGAFYELAVVHWQKQSKYVWKLFPELMEMLNIKKEQEDQQELLRQKIARYLYCLAIQEIYAGVQQFMEINQSLSFDQQINSLHEAVMQGKSGLLEGLRNKYKAVFIDEFQDTDKVQYEIFHNLFQNHSILFYIGDPKQSIYGWRKADIFTYFSARNAVDHVYGMNQNFRSSRNMIEAMNQFFQPYEGFDTFYFEDSGDKIEYIPVESPDQDSKGTLNYGDQAVKAMPIIYDKTKESIQEKVAGLVLHLLTDPSFHIYVKGDRRAIKPSDIGILVRANAEGKDIKKYLSRYGIPSVTLQETRILQSDEAVELLYLLQAIVQPNQAAINRALLSSFTGFNIRQILQLPPEITLSYFTKYNDLWQQDGIYTAMMEFMKDFDTRRTLLMNTQVDGERVITNFIQLTELLHQEQTRKNLSMLDVIAWLQKGISGMETEGDEYIQRVESDEEAVNIVTVHKSKGLEYKIVIVPHLDFGKGMEREFVSLRDPVSGDYISIESKQLGELATSFEQQKIQEERRLIYVAITRAIYACYVFHNTKIAKAGENELAATSLGLFIQALEKLPEGLKQVQLGAEIPSVAGQMYRVEQRLPAKIPSVVAHFSLYQENWRKLSYTSLAAKNMHFQVAKQRPGLQDYEQFIFHTLRKGAKTGNLLHFLFENIRFDESKHWAEYIQQAIDHYAPNQREVYAPMLEQLLNEVLKATIEIDGLQFQLEQVPPGKRLMELEFDFPVPAFFPAALNQFSGEGIRVEARRFNISGNQGLEGIMNGKIDMFFQFRQKFYILDWKSNHLGYDTADYNREAIAKAMNDNNYHLQYLIYTVAVKKYLASRLDDFDYEQHFGGVIYCYVRGMRAGESNGVFTARPPLEQVINLERLIT
- the recC gene encoding exodeoxyribonuclease V subunit gamma — encoded protein: MALYLKVSNSLENLSIGFTRNLMDAKSNVFQPHFIVTQTDGMNNWLKQQLAEYLGIAANCKFMRPNELLYFVYNILGGPFTSTLSRQNLSWLIYQLMGQADFKDKFPAVAAYFQGQKHQEELMRMGLADKLSDLFDQYQVYRPEMIEDWETKADEGLEMNDWQAWLWVRLKKVTQSRIPGTTTIGNYILEKLSHSVEDNNLTARMPVVHLFGLSIITAFHVKILHELSRHIDVYFHILNPAPEVFWFEDRAEKQLARWRQKGLSIPEYTTTGNPLLTGWGQLIQNSFSQFFTYDSFLNAYEEIGIQAPVSGSLLGKIQDDIFRAATADRHLFSAADLKDGSLVVNSCYTVAREVEVLYNYLVHLVDKGNEQLSPRDIVVMVSDIDTYAPYIKAVFNNAPYKFRYTIADESYADSDNLYNALLAILSMNRENFTSEKVLQLLDFSYIRKRFAIPDPQSIRPVLEAANIRFGIEGRESDDTQYVSWKYGIQRIMYGICMSGSLEYGTGSKSFYPLDILEGAETHEVIRFCHFAQTLMTAVELQEENKSIQDWVSYIEQLIQNLVFDAQDDIDEDYAELMKQLTEYNALHQLVTEAVSFNVFYHSLEQILQNATRSGLFVNGGITFCSLIPMRSIPFKVVALLGMNFDKFPRTEKSTSFNLMDKERRKGDRNVKENDKHLFLETVLSAKAYLYISYIGRNDKDNSLLPPSPLLDELLDYIEDKCTDPKLVRTLLVTQHPLQGFSRKYYQQDNNLYNYLYNQDASFEEYLLQEPQKVEIDAGTIPLDDLCNFFKHPVKAFFNKVLGIYYNEESVLLEETERFDLDQLDQWQLKNILLPLDEGGIPHLQQKLLKTGKLPLKNMATVAIANVEEELAESKRIYRQLVQDVSPATVDIDLQVGETKITGSLTNIFDKQLVYVCWSKGEMKYLIDAYIKYLVGIAAGEISSCVFLSTKKENTVYKAINLQPGEAIIRLQQLIVLFNRGMQQPVPFFPGWRINLKKLNELEPGFVQKWAKDSVSENAFSSTADPYIKKAVRIGYFEQDGLDEACMEVIQATAVQASNIFDDTL
- the recD gene encoding exodeoxyribonuclease V subunit alpha produces the protein MRPFVTFNDVHQQFATYFDPASIRPFAYLLSRKLSEGHICLDLDDISSMEAYLPAGWTLPSDIYGALQKIPIIGWEENAYQPFIVDKGKLYLQRYFKYEQQVYRKLKSIIHHEQQLRAQRTQELSALRDFIRQLFPPNNPVLSIDWQLIAALTAVLNNFTIITGGPGTGKTTTVAKLLAILYTLNPGLKVALAAPTGKAAARMAESLRKNPASGLPRVAEKFQELVPSTIHRLLRSIHGSPYFKYNAENPLPYDVIIVDESSMIDVALFSKLLDAVGAGSRLIMLGDKNQLASVEAGSMFGDICQSLPGINTFDDAMKGFLEQFTAASLPLTAATGDQNLLFQHIIELQFSHRFKDTSGIGRLSKAIINNDPAVIEAFTGQADPGVLFDTGSDKKIFNEFIDGYRGFIQTPGIHGALSKLNQLRVLVAVREGDQGLYQVNQAIEDYLSAEKLLHIHQVFYENRPIMLTKNYYEHGLFNGDTGIIRSDEEGTMKAWFDDGNGGLISVLPGYLSDSETAFAMTIHKSQGSEFNKVLVLVPAREETPILTRELLYTAVSRAKQQVVLQGSMKNILMAASRKVERASGIARRLQENN
- a CDS encoding SDR family NAD(P)-dependent oxidoreductase; this translates as MSKQKIALVTGGSRGLGKDMVMSLAKDGHDIIFTYHSNEKAAKEVQAAVHDLGQKAVILQLDVADIKSFLSFKTQVSEALSKYWDAMEFHSLVNNAGVGIHASFAETTEEQFDTLVNIHLKSTFFLTQALLSLVADGGHIVNLSSGLARFCMPGYAAYGTMKGAVETLTKYMAKELGARKINVNVVAPGAIETDFGGGTVRDNKDVNALIASQTALGRVGLPEDIGPVVAFLCSDAAHWINAQRIEVSGGVVL
- a CDS encoding helix-turn-helix domain-containing protein produces the protein MRSLEFKSDVHSIDYLVPGLPRRDINRERRSSIHGFPVYIRKKDRHMILPNYISNRQAEITTSFMNLMEEHLSELQQLKAEKRFSVKDFAKMLYIQARHLTNTITLTTGKSPCEWMESRIIEEASRMLKETKMPVADIGNRFGFSDPSNFTKFFKGMVGITPLNFRKHVELAKI